In Doryrhamphus excisus isolate RoL2022-K1 chromosome 21, RoL_Dexc_1.0, whole genome shotgun sequence, a single genomic region encodes these proteins:
- the LOC131108647 gene encoding regulator of G-protein signaling 20 isoform X1, giving the protein MSSLKSPPVHDRVYNVDVIWSMGSERLEMRKRQMQVHQEAAASVLQARHRMGNTPSNASNACCFCWCCCCSCSCLTVRGEDETIQRSTCDRRTEGANNCEESPKPTLEDARSWTTSFEKVMKSAAGRSCFRQFLRTEFSEENMMFWLACEELKKETNKTVVEEEVRQIYEDFISILSPKEVSLDSRVRDVINRNMLEPTSHTFDDAQQQIYTLMQRDSYPRFINSTAYTDLLKSLEEPSPPIPPPPPPQKP; this is encoded by the exons ATGTCATCACTGAAAAGTCCACCAGTCCATGACCGAGTCTACAACGTGGACGTGATATGG TCCATGGGCTCAGAGCGGCTGGAGATGCGCAAGAGACAGATGCAGGTCCACCAGGAAGCCGCCGCCAGTGTCCTCCAGGCCCGCCACAGGATGGGGAACACCCCCAGCAACGCCTCCAACGCCTGCTGCTtctgctggtgctgctgctgtagCTGCTCCTG TTTGACCGTTCGAGGCGAGGACGAAACAATACAGAGGTCGACCTGCGATCGAAGAACCGAAGGAGCCAACAACTGTGAAGAAAG CCCCAAACCCACCCTGGAGGACGCACGATCTTGGACCACGTCCTTCGAGAAGGTGATGAAGAGCGCGGCGGGGCGAAGCTGCTTCCGTCAGTTCCTACGCACAGAGTTCAGCGAGGAGAACATGATGTTCTGGCTGGCCTGCGAGGAGCTCAAGAAGGAGACCAATAAGACGGTGGTAGAGGAGGAAGTGCGGCAGATATACGAGGACTTCATCTCCATCCTCTCGCCGAAAGAG gTCAGCCTGGACTCCCGCGTCCGCGACGTGATTAACCGCAACATGCTGGAGCCCACCTCGCACACCTTTGACGACGCCCAGCAGCAGATCTACACGCTGATGCAGAGGGACTCGTACCCGCGCTTCATCAACTCCACCGCCTACACGGATCTGCTGAAGAGCCTGGAGGAGCCTTCACCGCCCattcctcctccgcctcctcctcagaAGCCATAG
- the LOC131108647 gene encoding regulator of G-protein signaling 20 isoform X2 — translation MPTAGLLLHARREEWKAERSMGSERLEMRKRQMQVHQEAAASVLQARHRMGNTPSNASNACCFCWCCCCSCSCLTVRGEDETIQRSTCDRRTEGANNCEESPKPTLEDARSWTTSFEKVMKSAAGRSCFRQFLRTEFSEENMMFWLACEELKKETNKTVVEEEVRQIYEDFISILSPKEVSLDSRVRDVINRNMLEPTSHTFDDAQQQIYTLMQRDSYPRFINSTAYTDLLKSLEEPSPPIPPPPPPQKP, via the exons ATGCCGACTGCTGGGCTGCTGCTCCACGCAAGACGAGAAGAGTGGAAAGCGGAGAGG TCCATGGGCTCAGAGCGGCTGGAGATGCGCAAGAGACAGATGCAGGTCCACCAGGAAGCCGCCGCCAGTGTCCTCCAGGCCCGCCACAGGATGGGGAACACCCCCAGCAACGCCTCCAACGCCTGCTGCTtctgctggtgctgctgctgtagCTGCTCCTG TTTGACCGTTCGAGGCGAGGACGAAACAATACAGAGGTCGACCTGCGATCGAAGAACCGAAGGAGCCAACAACTGTGAAGAAAG CCCCAAACCCACCCTGGAGGACGCACGATCTTGGACCACGTCCTTCGAGAAGGTGATGAAGAGCGCGGCGGGGCGAAGCTGCTTCCGTCAGTTCCTACGCACAGAGTTCAGCGAGGAGAACATGATGTTCTGGCTGGCCTGCGAGGAGCTCAAGAAGGAGACCAATAAGACGGTGGTAGAGGAGGAAGTGCGGCAGATATACGAGGACTTCATCTCCATCCTCTCGCCGAAAGAG gTCAGCCTGGACTCCCGCGTCCGCGACGTGATTAACCGCAACATGCTGGAGCCCACCTCGCACACCTTTGACGACGCCCAGCAGCAGATCTACACGCTGATGCAGAGGGACTCGTACCCGCGCTTCATCAACTCCACCGCCTACACGGATCTGCTGAAGAGCCTGGAGGAGCCTTCACCGCCCattcctcctccgcctcctcctcagaAGCCATAG
- the LOC131108642 gene encoding delta-type opioid receptor-like yields MYAAQQSASKMDNTPADEMVPEDACSLNSSSSSSPWTSGGCNVTREDGWEHESLSPIIPIITAVYSLVFVVGLLGNCLVMYVIIRYTKMKTATNIYIFNLALADALVTTTMPFQSTDYLLNTWPFGQVVCKVFISIDYYNMFTSIFTLTMMSVDRYVAVCHPVKALDFRTPLKAKVINVCIWILSSAAGIPAFVLGGTQTNAGITECALQFPEPYVYWDTLMKICVFVFAFVVPVLIITVCYSLMVLRLKSVRMLSGSRVKDRNLRRITRLVVVVVAVFVVCWTPIHIFILVKALASVPETTAIMAAYFFCVALGYTNSSLNPVLYAFLDENFKRCFKDFCLTAKMRRERVAGSKRALEAVREAAVPLQNPDESSKPT; encoded by the exons ATGTACG CAGCCCAGCAGTCGGCATCCAAGATGGACAACACTCCGGCGGATGAGATGGTCCCGGAAGACGCCTGTTCCCTCaattcctcctcttcatcttcaCCGTGGACGTCAGGGGGCTGCAACGTGACCCGCGAGGACGGCTGGGAGCACGAGAGCCTGTCGCCCATCATCCCCATCATCACTGCCGTCTACTCGCTGGTCTTTGTGGTGGGCTTACTGGGAAACTGCCTGGTCATGTATGTCATCATCAG GTACACCAAGATGAAGACGGCCACCAACATCTACATCTTCAACCTGGCGCTGGCCGACGCCCTGGTCACCACCACCATGCCCTTCCAGAGCACCGACTACCTGCTCAACACGTGGCCCTTCGGCCAGGTGGTGTGCAAGGTCTTCATCTCCATCGACTACTACAACATGTTCACCAGCATCTTCACGCTCACCATGATGAGCGTGGACCGCTACGTGGCCGTCTGCCACCCGGTCAAGGCGCTGGACTTCCGCACGCCCCTCAAGGCCAAGGTGATCAACGTGTGCATCTGGATCCTGTCCTCGGCCGCCGGGATACCCGCTTTTGTTCTGGGGGGGACGCAGACCAACGCCG GCATCACGGAGTGTGCCTTACAATTCCCAGAGCCGTACGTCTACTGGGACACCCTGATGAAGATCTGCGTGTTCGTGTTCGCCTTCGTGGTGCCGGTGCTCATCATCACCGTGTGCTACTCCCTCATGGTCCTGCGCCTCAAAAGCGTCCGAATGCTGTCGGGCTCGCGGGTGAAGGACCGCAACCTGCGCCGCATCACCcgtctggtggtggtggtggtggccgtCTTCGTGGTGTGCTGGACGCCCATCCACATCTTCATCCTGGTCAAGGCCCTGGCCAGCGTTCCCGAGACCACCGCCATCATGGCCGCCTACTTCTTCTGCGTGGCGCTGGGCTACACCAACAGCAGCCTCAACCCCGTCCTCTACGCCTTCCTGGATGAGAACTTCAAGCGCTGCTTCAAGGACTTCTGCCTCACGGCCAAGATGAGGCGGGAGAGGGTAGCGGGCAGCAAGAGAGCGCTGGAGGCCGTGCGGGAGGCCGCCGTGCCTCTGCAGAACCCGGACGAGAGCAGCAAGCCCACATGA
- the mrpl15 gene encoding large ribosomal subunit protein uL15m: MSFPKKPPSKALEVLQGLPRISLTNLRPEPGSTKHGRRRGRGQHGGNRSGRGHKGERQRGTRPRLGFEGGNTPFYLSIPKYGYNEGHSRRPQYQPLSLRRLQYLIDLGRVDPTQPIDLTQLVNGRGVTVQPLKRDYGVQLVDEGADIFAAKVNIEVQRASEKAIAAIERNGGVITTGFYDPISLGILIKPVPFFLRGQPIPRRMLPGEDMVPYYTHADNRGYLADPEEIRRARLALAQKYGYVLADLSKDELYHMLSMRKDRRQIFFGLAPGWVVNMAEKKILKPTDEKVLRYFSS; the protein is encoded by the exons ATGTCTTTCCCTAAAAAACCTCCAAGTAAAGCCTTGGAGGTCCTGCAGGGTCTTCCGCGGATATCCTTGACCAACCTGCGACCTGAGCCCGGATCTACCAAGCAC GGAAGACGACGAGGTAGAGGACAGCACGGCGGCAACCGGAGTGGCAGAGGACATAAGGGAGAGAGGCAGAGAGGCACCCGGCCAAGGCTGGGCTTTGAAGGGGGCAACACCCCCTTTTACCTGTCCATCCCAAAATACGGCTACAATGAAGGACACAG TCGCCGTCCTCAGTACCAGCCGCTGTCGCTGCGACGCCTCCAGTACCTCATTGACCTGGGCAGGGTGGACCCGACCCAGCCCATCGACCTGACGCAGCTGGTGAACGGGCGGGGGGTGACGGTGCAGCCGCTGAAGAGGGACTACGGGGTCCAGCTGGTGGACGAG GGCGCTGATATTTTCGCAGCCAAAGTCAACATAGAGGTCCAGAGGGCCTCCGAGAAAGCCATCGCTGCCATCGAGAGGAACGGCGGGGTCATCACCACCGGTTTCTACGACCCAATAAGCCTCG GGATCCTCATCAAGCCGGTCCCGTTCTTTCTGCGAGGTCAGCCCATCCCGAGGAGGATGTTGCCAGGCGAGGACATGGTGCCCTACTACACCCACGCCGACAACCGCGGCTACTTAGCCGACCCCGAGGAGATCCGGCGGGCCCGGCTGGCCCTGGCGCAGAAATACGGCTACGTGCTGGCGGACCTCTCCAAGGATGAACTGTACCACATGCTGTCCATGAGGAAGGACAGAAGGCAGATCTTCTTCGGCCTGGCCCCGGGCTGGGTGGTCAACATGGCGGAGAAGAAGATCCTGAAACCCACGGATGAGAAAGTGCTGCGATATTTCAGCTCTTAG
- the fastkd3 gene encoding FAST kinase domain-containing protein 3, mitochondrial, protein MALKLVQRLQPVLRFRSNTVLCTSFAAQPLLCPACLCTSSGRCILTQGCRRLQLSRNARNLTTIAREPSLVVSSAAGLHRGSIPRFCLTQLHGPTAEDERVYQQRLSSCSSSGKVFKLLRSVETMSDSMAAATLHRVADLEREQDGRSLKDPSVLENDSIRALCKQLEQDSCRLTDSGLVAALLACTRLFLDPWSTLMVRLVSESQERLDRGGMSVAQLCSLGQAVLAMEGPGSVMLEEVMRYIQKQEPSQWSPAELVAVYQLLEGSVSRNGQYQDLLNAMHTHAVTITSSMDEAAVSGLLGALVALNQTQVMPLVISLCKQAVRHVPYFSDEELTVVLGALMHFGHSDHYFVEAMERHAPSMAFTSHPETVTKVIQFFGRRNILSKQVLDAIAESFVYRADAYSTDQVTRQIAPFGKLGYLPPNAGELFRKVEAILRTRFSQFQPRTLVSLLHSCILVERFPVNFVSKVFSKFFLQQLQEEGSGIDRDVLAQLTQLYMTVKLECLFYEGPSLLPKYRVKSFLMPGSSVETPVDMHLYNSVKSGLVDLLGARSYFGSKVLTPYCYTLDVELKLDEEGYVLPASHEDVFKRIALCIDGQSRFTRNTTQLLGKETIKQRHLRLLGYEVVQIPFYEFEELRSKASVVSYLHQKIFPHSYRLSW, encoded by the exons ATGGCTTTGAAGCTGGTCCAAAGACTCCAGCCCGTCCTTCGGTTCAGATCCAACACGGTCCTTTGTACCAGCTTCGCGGCTCAGCCCCTCTTGTGTCCTGCTTGTCTTTGTACCTCATCGGGACGCTGCATCCTCACACAAGGCTGCAGGAGGCTCCAGCTGTCCAGGAACGCAAGGAACCTGACCACCATTGCCAGGGAGCCATCCCTTGTGGTCAGCAGCGCTGCTGGACTCCACAGAGGCTCCATCCCCCGGTTCTGTCTGACCCAGCTCCACGGGCCTACAGCAGAGGACGAGCGGGTTTACCAGCAACGTTTGAGTTCTTGCTCATCTTCTGGGAAGGTGTTCAAGCTGCTGCGCTCAGTGGAGACGATGTCCGACAGCATGGCGGCGGCCACCCTCCATCGCGTGGCTGACCTGGAGCGGGAGCAGGACGGCCGTTCTCTGAAGGACCCCTCGGTGCTGGAGAACGACTCCATCAGGGCACTGTGCAAGCAGCTGGAGCAGGACTCGTGCAGGTTGACCGATTCGGGCCTGGTGGCGGCCCTGCTGGCCTGCACGCGTCTCTTCCTGGACCCGTGGAGCACCCTGATGGTGCGGCTGGTGTCGGAGAGCCAGGAGAGGCTGGACCGAGGCGGGATGAGCGTGGCCCAGCTGTGTAGTCTGGGCCAGGCTGTGTTGGCTATGGAGGGTCCAGGAAGTGTGATGCTGGAGGAGGTGATGAGGTACATCCAGAAGCAGGAACCTTCCCAGTGGAGCCCGGCTGAGCTAGTGGCCGTTTATCAGCTTCTAGAAGGGAGCGTGTCTAGAAACGGACAATACCAAGACCTCCTGAACGCCATGCACACCCACGCCGTGACGATAACATCCTCCATGGACGAGGCAGCTGTCAGCGGGCTGCTGGGTGCACTGGTGGCCTTGAACCAAACCCAGGTGATGCCCCTGGTGATCAGTCTGTGCAAGCAGGCTGTTCGACACGTGCCTTACTTTTCTGATGAAGAGCTGACGGTCGTCCTCGGCGCTCTCATGCACTTCGGGCACAGTGATCACTATTTTGTAGAAGCCATGGAGAGACACGCCCCCAGCATGGCCTTCACGTCCCACCCGGAGACGGTCACCAAGGTGATTCAGTTCTTCGGCCGGAGGAACATCCTGTCCAAGCAGGTGCTGGACGCCATCGCAGAGAGCTTTGTGTACCGTGCGGACGCCTACAGCACCGACCAGGTGACCCGGCAGATCGCACCTTTTGGCAAGCTGGGCTACCTCCCGCCCAACGCCGGCGAGCTCTTCCGGAAGGTGGAGGCCATCCTGCGCACGCGCTTCTCCCAGTTTCAGCCTCGCACGCTGGTCAGCCTGCTGCACTCCTGCATCCTGGTGGAGAGGTTCCCCGTCAACTTTGTCTCCAAGGTGTTCTCCAAGTTCTTCCTGCAGCAGCTGCAAG AGGAAGGCAGCGGAATCGACCGCGACGTCCTGGCACAGCTGACTCAGCTCTACATGACTGTGAAGCTGGAGTGTCTCTTCTACGAG GGTCCCAGCCTTCTCCCCAAATACCGTGTCAAGTCCTTCCTGATGCCGGGTTCCTCCGTGGAGACGCCTGTGGACATGCACTTGTACAACTCTGTGAAATCAGGACTGGTGGACCTGCTGGGGGCTCGCTCGTACTTTGGCTCCAAAGTGCTGACGCCCTACTGCTACACACTGG ACGTGGAGCTGAAACTGGATGAAGAAGGCTACGTGCTGCCTGCTAGCCACGAGGACGTGTTTAAGAG gATCGCCCTGTGTATTGATGGCCAGAGCAGATTCACCAGAAACACCACACAGCTTCTGGGGAAGGAGACCATCAAGCAACGTCACCTGAGGCTGCTGGGGTATGAAGTAGTCCAG ATTCCCTTCTACGAGTTTGAGGAACTGCGCAGCAAAGCCAGCGTTGTGAGTTACCTCCACCAGAAGATCTTCCCTCACAGCTACAGACTGAGCTGGTGA
- the LOC131108650 gene encoding charged multivesicular body protein 5-like — MNRIFGRGKPKGPAPNLTDCIGTVDSRTESVDKKIAKLDAELVKYKDQMKKMRDGPSKNMVKQKAMRILKQKRMYEGQRDNLMQQSFNMEQANYTIQTLKDTKTTVDAMKGGLKDMKKAYKNVKLDQIENIQDQLEDMMEDANDIQEALGRSYGTPEIDEDDLAAELDALGDDFLLDDDSSYLDEAATAPSIPEGLPGSKSDRDGILVDEFGLPQIPAT, encoded by the exons atgaatcgtATTTTTGGCAGAGGGAAACCCAAGGGTCCAGCCCCGAACCTCACGGACTGCATTGGAACC GTTGATTCCAGGACAGAGTCCGTGGACAAGAAGATTGCCAAACTGGATGCCGAGCTGGTGAAGTACAAAGACCAGATGAAAAAGATGAGAGATGGGCCTTCAAAG AACATGGTCAAACAGAAAGCCATGAGGATTCTCAAGCAGAAGAGAAT GTACGAGGGCCAGCGAGACAACCTCATGCAGCAATCCTTCAACATGGAACAAGCAAACTACACCATCCAAACCCTCAAAGACACCAAAACCACA GTGGATGCCATGAAGGGCGGCCTGAAAGACATGAAGAAAGCCTACAAGAATGTCAAACTTGATCAAATCGag AATATTCAAGATCAACTGGAGGACATGATGGAGGACGCTAATGACATCCAGGAGGCGCTAGGAAGAAGCTACGGCACACCTGAAATTGACGAGGACGACCTGGCAGCAG AGCTGGATGCTCTCGGAGACGACTTCCTGTTGGACGACGACAGCTCCTACTTGGACGAAGCCGCCACCGCGCCGTCCATCCCGGAGGGTTTGCCTGGATCCAAATCCGACAGG GACGGCATCTTGGTGGACGAGTTTGGCCTTCCTCAGATTCCTGCCACATAA
- the LOC131108647 gene encoding regulator of G-protein signaling 20 isoform X3, whose translation MVTHLTVRGEDETIQRSTCDRRTEGANNCEESPKPTLEDARSWTTSFEKVMKSAAGRSCFRQFLRTEFSEENMMFWLACEELKKETNKTVVEEEVRQIYEDFISILSPKEVSLDSRVRDVINRNMLEPTSHTFDDAQQQIYTLMQRDSYPRFINSTAYTDLLKSLEEPSPPIPPPPPPQKP comes from the exons ATGGTGACACA TTTGACCGTTCGAGGCGAGGACGAAACAATACAGAGGTCGACCTGCGATCGAAGAACCGAAGGAGCCAACAACTGTGAAGAAAG CCCCAAACCCACCCTGGAGGACGCACGATCTTGGACCACGTCCTTCGAGAAGGTGATGAAGAGCGCGGCGGGGCGAAGCTGCTTCCGTCAGTTCCTACGCACAGAGTTCAGCGAGGAGAACATGATGTTCTGGCTGGCCTGCGAGGAGCTCAAGAAGGAGACCAATAAGACGGTGGTAGAGGAGGAAGTGCGGCAGATATACGAGGACTTCATCTCCATCCTCTCGCCGAAAGAG gTCAGCCTGGACTCCCGCGTCCGCGACGTGATTAACCGCAACATGCTGGAGCCCACCTCGCACACCTTTGACGACGCCCAGCAGCAGATCTACACGCTGATGCAGAGGGACTCGTACCCGCGCTTCATCAACTCCACCGCCTACACGGATCTGCTGAAGAGCCTGGAGGAGCCTTCACCGCCCattcctcctccgcctcctcctcagaAGCCATAG
- the lypla1 gene encoding acyl-protein thioesterase 1 isoform X1 — translation MCGNNMSAPLPAIVPAARKATAAVIFLHGLGDTGHGWAEAFAGIRIPHVKYICPHAPNMPVSLNMRMSMPSWFDIYGLSPEAEEDEAGIKSASAHIKALIDQEVKNGIPSHRIILGGFSQGGALSLYTALTTQQKLAGVVALSCWLPLRNSFPQASAGSANKDMPLLQCHGDADPLVPFSFGSRTAEKMKSLINPANVTFKSYHGLPHSACPEEMVDVKRFIEKQLPAISDE, via the exons ATGTGCGGTAACAACATGTCTGCTCCTCTACCTGCCATTGTGCCTGCCGCCCGAAAAGCTACTGCAGCG GTCATCTTTCTGCATGGCCTCGGTGACACCGG GCATGGATGGGCAGAAGCCTTCGCTGGCATCAGGATACCCCACGTCAAGTACATTTGTCCACACGC TCCCAACATGCCCGTGTCCTTAAACATGAGGATGTCCATGCCTTCCTG GTTTGATATTTATGGCTTGAGTCCcgaagcagaagaagatgaagCTGGCATTAAGAGCGCATCCGCCCACA TTAAAGCCTTAATAGACCAGGAAGTGAAGAACGGGATTCCTTCCCACAGAATAATCCTGGGGGGATTCTCACAG GGTGGGGCGTTGTCCCTCTACACCGCTCTGACCACTCAGCAGAAGCTGGCGGGCGTGGTCGCTCTCAGCTGCTGGCTTCCTCTACGCAATTCCTTCCCGCAG GCGTCGGCCGGCAGCGCCAACAAGGACATGCCCCTCCTCCAGTGCCACGGCGACGCCGACCCGCTCGTCCCCTTCTCGTTTGGGAGCCGCACCGCCGAGAAGATGAAGAGCCTCATCAACCCGGCCAACGTCACCTTCAAGTCGTACCACGGTCTACCTCACAGCGCCTGTCCTGAG GAAATGGTGGACGTCAAACGCTTCATCGAGAAGCAGCTCCCCGCCATCAGCGACGAATGA
- the lypla1 gene encoding acyl-protein thioesterase 1 isoform X2 — MPVSLNMRMSMPSWFDIYGLSPEAEEDEAGIKSASAHIKALIDQEVKNGIPSHRIILGGFSQGGALSLYTALTTQQKLAGVVALSCWLPLRNSFPQASAGSANKDMPLLQCHGDADPLVPFSFGSRTAEKMKSLINPANVTFKSYHGLPHSACPEEMVDVKRFIEKQLPAISDE, encoded by the exons ATGCCCGTGTCCTTAAACATGAGGATGTCCATGCCTTCCTG GTTTGATATTTATGGCTTGAGTCCcgaagcagaagaagatgaagCTGGCATTAAGAGCGCATCCGCCCACA TTAAAGCCTTAATAGACCAGGAAGTGAAGAACGGGATTCCTTCCCACAGAATAATCCTGGGGGGATTCTCACAG GGTGGGGCGTTGTCCCTCTACACCGCTCTGACCACTCAGCAGAAGCTGGCGGGCGTGGTCGCTCTCAGCTGCTGGCTTCCTCTACGCAATTCCTTCCCGCAG GCGTCGGCCGGCAGCGCCAACAAGGACATGCCCCTCCTCCAGTGCCACGGCGACGCCGACCCGCTCGTCCCCTTCTCGTTTGGGAGCCGCACCGCCGAGAAGATGAAGAGCCTCATCAACCCGGCCAACGTCACCTTCAAGTCGTACCACGGTCTACCTCACAGCGCCTGTCCTGAG GAAATGGTGGACGTCAAACGCTTCATCGAGAAGCAGCTCCCCGCCATCAGCGACGAATGA